The proteins below come from a single Azospirillum sp. B510 genomic window:
- a CDS encoding tetratricopeptide repeat protein: MVDIGHIIGRHQQGDLTAAEAGYRDVLTAMPGHLQAMQMLSLLLMQTRRPAEAADQFGRVVAAQPDNPDHRANFASLLRGAGRSEEAEQACRRALALAPAHVAGTYNLANIMAAPAPAGTGSPLEAAVWYQRILAVTPDHKQALNNLEVLRRKEGSRLEIAARLAVARDPRSVRAHDALARLLQHRSGLLDWSPGKAVPVDLGLAVKAFDHLRLAQTIHPDEPGSLRLWLALALDLFQLGALDDRRLGWVAGAAWRRLRSDPKDVLAASLVGYHVYRRGRLPLVSKLQRRFAARFTPAELEGAGELGYWSMLRADDAFFETLPPLDDVIARLSGMTIVADLPEGQGPVIMMSGDELYVRRFGPDLLRSIAESSPGASVVLNVVSPSPSLLGMLGEWRRLHPLSIGLSTEQPDLTGWSHAQRVTYYACARFIRLQQWHRRLGRPVIVVDLDATTRSDLRRLAGEMAGYDLGVMHDRRRRGPFREIPVGFVYYNDTPLAGRYLETLAAYIGHFLLGGRPCWMLDQTAHLAVLDWLGRHEPDLGIRRYDFQTFPHCAFIGEK; this comes from the coding sequence ATGGTTGACATTGGTCATATCATCGGCCGGCATCAGCAAGGCGATCTGACGGCGGCGGAGGCGGGATATCGCGATGTGCTGACGGCCATGCCCGGCCATCTCCAGGCCATGCAGATGCTGAGCCTGCTGCTGATGCAGACCCGGCGTCCGGCGGAGGCCGCCGACCAGTTCGGCCGGGTGGTGGCGGCCCAGCCGGACAATCCCGATCATCGGGCCAATTTCGCCAGCCTGCTGCGCGGCGCCGGCCGGTCGGAGGAGGCCGAGCAGGCCTGTCGCCGGGCGCTGGCGCTGGCGCCCGCCCATGTGGCGGGGACCTACAATCTGGCGAATATCATGGCCGCCCCGGCGCCGGCCGGGACCGGATCGCCGCTGGAGGCCGCCGTCTGGTATCAGCGGATCCTGGCGGTGACGCCGGACCATAAGCAGGCATTGAACAATCTCGAGGTTCTGCGCAGGAAGGAAGGCAGCCGTCTGGAGATCGCCGCTCGTCTTGCCGTCGCGCGCGACCCCCGGTCGGTGCGGGCGCATGATGCGCTCGCCCGGCTGCTCCAGCACCGCAGCGGCCTGTTGGACTGGTCGCCGGGCAAGGCGGTTCCGGTCGATCTCGGCTTGGCGGTCAAGGCCTTCGATCATCTGCGCCTTGCCCAGACCATTCATCCGGACGAGCCGGGTAGCCTGCGGCTGTGGCTGGCGCTGGCGCTCGACCTGTTCCAACTGGGGGCTCTCGACGACCGCCGGCTCGGATGGGTGGCCGGTGCGGCGTGGCGGCGCCTGCGCAGCGACCCCAAGGACGTTCTGGCGGCCTCGCTGGTGGGCTATCACGTCTATCGCCGTGGCCGCCTGCCGCTTGTTTCGAAGTTACAGAGGAGGTTCGCGGCGCGTTTCACCCCGGCGGAGCTGGAGGGCGCGGGGGAACTCGGCTATTGGTCGATGCTGCGGGCCGACGATGCGTTCTTCGAGACTCTGCCGCCGCTCGATGATGTGATCGCCCGGCTGTCCGGGATGACCATCGTGGCGGATCTGCCCGAGGGGCAGGGGCCCGTCATCATGATGAGCGGCGACGAGCTGTATGTGCGCCGTTTCGGGCCGGACCTCCTCCGCTCCATCGCCGAGTCCAGCCCTGGAGCCTCGGTCGTGCTGAACGTTGTGTCGCCGTCGCCGTCGCTGCTCGGGATGCTCGGGGAATGGCGGCGGCTTCATCCGCTGTCCATCGGCCTGTCCACCGAGCAACCCGACCTCACCGGGTGGTCCCACGCCCAGCGCGTCACCTACTATGCCTGCGCGCGCTTCATTCGCCTCCAGCAATGGCACAGGCGCCTCGGTCGGCCGGTGATCGTCGTCGATCTCGACGCCACCACCCGCAGCGACCTGCGGCGTCTCGCCGGCGAGATGGCCGGATACGATCTTGGCGTGATGCATGACCGCCGGCGGCGGGGGCCGTTCCGTGAAATTCCGGTCGGTTTCGTCTATTACAACGACACGCCGCTGGCCGGTCGGTATCTGGAGACGCTGGCGGCCTATATCGGCCATTTCCTGCTGGGCGGCCGGCCATGCTGGATGCTCGACCAGACCGCCCATCTCGCCGTCCTGGACTGGCTCGGCCGCCACGAACCGGACCTCGGCATCCGCCGCTACGATTTCCAGACCTTTCCCCACTGCGCCTTCATCGGCGAGAAATAG
- a CDS encoding ABC transporter permease translates to MSATSSAGSPLSGTAPVSTSVRLRAAGRALFLRLGVLPFFLAVALAVFALTSDRFLTTDNLVNVARQSVYLVLVSLGQMMVLITGGFDLAVGATVALTSVVSALVMAALGAAFPDAPVLVIAFGALAGFVVAALVGLANGAGVALFGVSPFIMTLGVSSVAAGGSLFLTGGVPVSGLPAEFADLFGFGRWLGIPVPVLVAAVAIAIAWVVMTRTRTGAHLYAVGGNIKAARLSAIDTGRTLIVAYVLCALIAALTGLLLTARVESGEANLGGTLALESIAACVIAGVSLRGGIGRVETVVLGAFFIVLVQNGMNLAQIGSYLQMVLLGGLLILAVIFDQIRYRMMMGSKL, encoded by the coding sequence ATGAGCGCCACCTCCTCCGCCGGATCGCCGCTGTCCGGCACCGCCCCGGTCTCCACCTCCGTCCGCCTGCGCGCGGCCGGGCGTGCGCTGTTCCTGCGCCTCGGCGTGCTGCCCTTCTTCCTGGCCGTGGCGCTGGCCGTCTTCGCGCTGACCTCCGACCGCTTCCTGACCACCGACAACCTCGTCAACGTCGCCCGCCAGTCGGTCTATCTGGTGCTGGTGTCGCTGGGCCAGATGATGGTGCTGATCACCGGCGGCTTCGACCTCGCGGTCGGGGCGACGGTGGCGCTGACCTCCGTGGTGTCGGCCCTGGTGATGGCGGCGCTCGGCGCAGCTTTCCCGGACGCCCCGGTCCTGGTGATCGCGTTCGGCGCGCTCGCCGGTTTCGTGGTGGCGGCGCTGGTCGGGCTGGCCAATGGCGCCGGCGTCGCGCTGTTCGGCGTTTCGCCCTTCATCATGACGCTGGGGGTCAGCTCGGTGGCGGCCGGCGGATCGCTGTTCCTGACCGGCGGCGTCCCGGTGTCCGGCCTGCCGGCGGAATTCGCCGATCTGTTCGGCTTCGGCCGCTGGCTGGGCATCCCGGTGCCGGTGCTGGTCGCGGCGGTGGCGATCGCCATCGCCTGGGTGGTGATGACGCGCACCCGGACCGGCGCCCATCTCTACGCCGTCGGCGGCAATATCAAGGCGGCTAGGCTGTCGGCCATCGACACCGGGCGCACGCTGATCGTCGCCTATGTCCTCTGCGCCCTGATCGCCGCGCTGACCGGCCTGCTGCTGACCGCGCGGGTGGAATCGGGCGAGGCCAATCTGGGCGGCACGCTGGCCCTGGAATCGATCGCCGCCTGCGTCATCGCCGGGGTGTCGCTGCGCGGCGGCATCGGCCGGGTCGAGACGGTGGTGCTGGGCGCCTTCTTCATCGTACTGGTGCAGAACGGCATGAATCTGGCCCAGATCGGTTCCTACCTGCAGATGGTGCTGTTGGGCGGGCTGCTGATCCTCGCCGTGATCTTCGACCAGATCCGCTACCGGATGATGATGGGGTCCAAGCTGTGA
- a CDS encoding sugar ABC transporter ATP-binding protein, with product MSPPVLIRTVALTKRYPGVTALDRVDFDLRPGEVHVLFGENGAGKSTLISLLAGVSAPSDGEILVRGHHVRFTGVADARAAGISAVFQEFSLVPSLTVAENLFLGDEPRKGPFLDRRAMRRKAAALFADLDFAIDPKRLVATLSRAEQQMVEIAKALHGEVGILILDEPTASLTDREVDHLFAVIARMKERGVGIIYISHRMQEFARIADRVTVLRDGKRIGTVAMAETSEAALIEMMAGRAIGEIYPVIIRDPGPALLRTKGLRAWGVHGVDLEVRAGEVLSVAGLVGSGKSRSFRALMGLLPVEAGRVTLRGQDVTGAATRDLMRAGLCYVPPDRKTEGLQLAFTTRDNLAQGELAGAQSRFGLLPWRRIRRNCEMTAERVELPPAYRGKAVGQLSGGNQQKALFGRALGRDYDLYIFDEPTVGVDMGARAAIYRLIRELAEAGKAVVVISSDLPEAMNLAHRLLVFAHGRIAAELEGDAISEAAILAHFFDPIPPASTPSAPVPDQEARLTA from the coding sequence ATGTCTCCTCCCGTCCTGATCCGCACCGTCGCCCTGACCAAGCGCTATCCCGGCGTCACCGCGCTGGACCGCGTCGATTTCGACCTGCGCCCCGGCGAGGTGCATGTGCTGTTCGGGGAGAATGGCGCCGGCAAATCGACCCTGATCTCGCTGCTGGCCGGGGTGTCCGCCCCGAGTGACGGCGAGATCCTGGTGCGCGGCCATCATGTCCGCTTCACCGGCGTCGCCGACGCCCGCGCCGCCGGCATCTCCGCCGTCTTCCAGGAATTCTCGCTGGTCCCCAGCCTGACGGTGGCGGAAAACCTGTTCCTGGGCGACGAACCGCGCAAAGGCCCCTTCCTCGACCGCCGGGCGATGCGGCGCAAGGCCGCCGCCCTGTTCGCCGACCTCGATTTCGCCATCGATCCGAAACGGCTGGTCGCCACGCTGAGCCGCGCCGAACAGCAGATGGTGGAGATCGCCAAGGCCCTGCATGGCGAGGTCGGCATCCTGATCCTCGACGAGCCGACCGCCTCGCTGACCGACCGCGAGGTCGATCATCTGTTCGCCGTCATCGCCCGCATGAAGGAGCGCGGCGTCGGCATCATCTACATCTCGCACCGCATGCAGGAATTCGCCCGCATCGCCGACCGCGTCACCGTACTACGCGACGGAAAGCGGATCGGCACGGTGGCGATGGCCGAGACCAGCGAGGCGGCCCTGATCGAAATGATGGCCGGCCGCGCCATCGGCGAGATCTACCCCGTCATCATCCGCGATCCCGGCCCCGCCCTGCTGCGAACGAAGGGGCTGCGCGCCTGGGGCGTCCACGGTGTCGATCTGGAGGTGCGCGCCGGCGAGGTTCTGAGTGTCGCCGGTCTGGTCGGTTCCGGCAAGTCGCGCAGCTTCCGGGCGCTGATGGGCCTGTTGCCGGTCGAGGCCGGGCGGGTGACGCTGCGCGGACAGGACGTCACCGGTGCGGCGACCCGCGACCTGATGCGGGCCGGCCTCTGCTATGTGCCGCCCGACCGCAAGACCGAGGGGCTGCAACTGGCCTTCACCACCCGCGACAATCTGGCGCAAGGGGAGCTGGCCGGCGCGCAAAGCCGCTTCGGCCTGCTGCCCTGGCGGCGTATCCGCCGGAACTGCGAGATGACCGCCGAACGGGTCGAACTGCCGCCGGCCTATCGCGGCAAGGCGGTCGGCCAGCTGTCGGGCGGCAACCAGCAGAAGGCGCTGTTCGGCCGCGCGCTCGGCCGTGACTATGACCTCTACATCTTCGACGAGCCGACCGTCGGCGTCGACATGGGGGCGCGGGCCGCCATCTACCGCCTGATCCGCGAACTGGCGGAAGCCGGCAAGGCGGTGGTGGTGATCTCTTCCGACCTGCCGGAGGCGATGAATCTCGCCCACCGCCTGCTGGTCTTCGCCCATGGCCGCATCGCCGCCGAGTTGGAGGGCGACGCCATCAGCGAGGCCGCCATCCTCGCCCATTTCTTCGATCCGATTCCCCCGGCTTCCACCCCATCGGCTCCCGTCCCAGACCAAGAAGCGAGACTGACCGCATGA
- the torT gene encoding TMAO reductase system periplasmic protein TorT: MNAFARALVAATVLGSGLAAALPASAADWFPYPAVEVTPAFSADGKPKDISYSPLAKAAKKWDICVSFPHMKDAYWLGVDFGVVEEAKRLGVKANIVEAGGYTELNKQISQIEDCVARGANAVVIGAISFDGLNNLVAELAKKSIPVIDVINGISSPALTAKSLVSFHTMGAETGRYLAARHPAGSPPVKVGWFPGPAGAGWVEAANKGFMEAVAGSAVQVLEPRYGDTGKEAQLRLVEDVLQATPDIKYIAGTAVTAEAAQGLLRERGLTDKVGLLAFYMTPGVYQGIKRGFIQAAPADSMVIQGRIAIDQAVRALEKTDLVRHVGPKIFVVDKSNVGSVPRDSILPPDSFAPIFSVK, encoded by the coding sequence ATGAACGCCTTCGCTCGCGCTCTCGTCGCCGCCACCGTTCTTGGAAGCGGCCTCGCCGCCGCCCTCCCGGCATCCGCCGCCGACTGGTTCCCCTATCCGGCGGTGGAGGTGACGCCCGCCTTCTCCGCCGACGGCAAGCCGAAGGACATCTCCTACAGCCCGCTGGCGAAGGCGGCGAAAAAGTGGGACATCTGCGTCTCCTTCCCACACATGAAGGACGCCTATTGGCTGGGCGTCGATTTCGGTGTCGTGGAGGAGGCCAAGCGGCTGGGGGTGAAGGCCAACATCGTCGAGGCCGGCGGCTATACCGAGCTGAACAAGCAGATCAGCCAGATCGAGGATTGCGTGGCGCGCGGCGCCAACGCCGTGGTGATCGGCGCCATCAGCTTCGACGGGCTGAACAATCTGGTGGCGGAGTTGGCCAAGAAGAGCATCCCGGTCATCGATGTCATCAATGGCATCTCCTCCCCGGCGCTGACCGCCAAGTCGCTGGTCTCCTTCCACACCATGGGGGCGGAGACCGGCCGCTATCTCGCCGCCAGGCATCCGGCCGGCAGCCCGCCGGTCAAGGTCGGCTGGTTCCCCGGCCCGGCTGGCGCCGGCTGGGTCGAGGCCGCCAACAAGGGCTTCATGGAGGCGGTGGCCGGTTCCGCCGTGCAGGTGCTGGAGCCGCGCTATGGCGACACCGGCAAGGAGGCGCAGCTTCGGCTGGTCGAGGACGTGCTCCAGGCGACCCCCGACATCAAATACATCGCCGGCACCGCCGTCACCGCCGAGGCGGCGCAGGGCCTGCTGCGCGAGCGCGGACTGACCGACAAGGTCGGGCTGCTCGCCTTCTACATGACGCCCGGCGTCTATCAGGGCATCAAGCGCGGCTTCATCCAGGCCGCCCCGGCCGACTCCATGGTCATCCAGGGCCGCATCGCCATCGACCAGGCGGTGCGGGCGCTGGAGAAGACCGATCTGGTCCGCCATGTCGGCCCGAAGATCTTCGTCGTCGACAAGAGCAATGTCGGCAGCGTGCCGCGCGACAGCATCCTGCCGCCGGACAGCTTCGCTCCGATCTTCAGCGTGAAGTAA